In Rhodothermia bacterium, the genomic stretch ATAACAAAGATTTAAAAACCACAATTTCCGACAATTTAAACCCCTACATGATGAGGGCGGTTTTTCGTTTGGATAATCTCGGCGGCAATGCTTACCGCAATTTCCATCGGGGTTTTGGAATGAATGGGCAATCCGATGGGGGTGCGGATTTCAGACAACATCTTTGGGGAGAAGCCATCTTTTTTAAGTTTTTGGAGGAGCGTTTTCATTTTGGTAGCACTCCCCAAAACCCCGAAGTAGGCGAATTTCCGTCCTAAAAGTTGGCGCATCACCAATTCGTCCGTTGCAAAGCCAAACGTCATGACCACCACATACGCCTGATCACATTCCGGAAGGTACTGCGCTATTGCGTTATAATCCGCAATGGTGATTTGGTCGGCAAAGTGGTTTTCGGCAATGGTATTCAGGTCAGGACGGTTATCAAAAAGATGCACAAAGAACCCAAGCCGCGACATCAATTCCGACAATGCCAATCCGCAGTGCCCCCCGCCAATCAATAGGAGTAGCGGTCGCTGATCCAAATTTTCGGTGTATGTGAAATCCCTTCCTTCTTGTGAAAAATCATGGGTTGAGGTTGGGGACTCTTCCAGAAAATGTAATCCTGTTGGGCGAACAGATAAGCCACCACAACGGTTTTTTACGCCATTGGCTATTTTTATTATAGCCCCTAAGTCTTTATATAACAATGGCAAGGAAACAATGGTCTGTTCGCCAGAGCAAATCATCCCACTGGCTTCAGGCGCATTTTTCCGGTGAACTTGCCTGCGAAGTTTTACCACGCCATCGCTTTCTTTTTGTGCCCTCACTGCCGTCACCATGTTCATTTCCATCAGTCCACCACCAATACTCCCCCAAAGGTCATCGTCCGTTACAGCCATTTTAAAGCCAACCCGTCCGGGGCTACTTCCTAAACTCTGAACCACCACCAATAAGGTTACAGGGCGGTGTATCATGAGGGCATCAACAATTTTCTGCCAAAAAGCAGTATCCATAAAGGTCTTTGTTTTAGGATTTGAAGTTGCTCAATGATATACCATTTTCAGGAGTATGGAGATAGGTATAAATCCAATGCCGTTGATCCGAAGCAAGAATGGCTTTATCTAAGCGAAACACACCACTTTCCATAAGCACAGAGTGGCATGTTGGATTGTAATAAATGACCATCAAGGGTCGGTCTTCACGCAACAAAGAAGCCGTGAGATGTTGGGCAACACATCGCATTACCTTTTCGGGAAATGGATTAAAAAAATAGACATGCGTAAAACGGTCAAAATCCATAAAAAGGGCGGCATCTGCATGATGTATAAAAATGTCCTTGTTCAAAATTTGCATGTTCCGGCGGGCAATATCTACCAATTTGTCAGAAAGCTCCACACCTTCCACAGTCCCGAATCCGGCTTTTTTGAACAATAATAAGGTTGCTCCTTTGCCACAACCAAGGTCTATAATGGCTTCCTGTTTGTGCGGTTTTATGGTTTTTAGGAGTTTTTTCAACTCCGGTAACTCGGCAGAAGACTCATACCAATACCCATTCTCAAACGGTATGCCTGTTTCGTCATTGTACATACTGGCCATAAGGTCTATACCACGTTGGGTGTGGATTGCCGTGTTGATTTTTCTAATCAGGCGTTGAAAAAAGCCCATCCTACTCCTTACTTTGTAGGTTCTTTTGTGTTGATCCTCCCAAGATATGACAAATACGTTCTTTTATTATGTAGAATCTCCAATTGGCTTGCTTGAACTGCGGGCAGATTCCGAGAAGGTCACCGCTATCTATTTTGACGGTGGGAAGGGCGCTTCTACAGTTCGACAGCCCCAAAGTAACGTGCAACCGCCGCCAATCAGGTTGGCGACAGAGGAACTCCATGCCTATTTTTCGGGTCATCTAAAAACGTTCACCTTTCCAATGCAACAAATAGGAACGGCTTTTCAGCAGAAGGTTTGGGAAGAACTGACCCACATTCCATATGGCGAGACGCTTTCGTATTTGGAACTTTCGAGGAGAATTGGGGACGTAAAAGCAATTAGGGCCGTAGGAACCGCCAATGGTCGGAATAACCTGAGTATTGTTGTGCCTTGCCATCGGGTGATTGGTCAAAATGGTCAATTAACGGGTTATGGAGGCGGATTGTGGCGGAAAGATTGGCTCCTGAAGCATGAGGCCAAATGGGCAAAAGGCGTACTTACATTGTTTTAAACGTTCGAATAGTTCACCCTCGGCCTCCTCGTTCGCACGGCAAGCCAATATGAAGGTCATCTCAATGTGCGTTCTGGGCTAATCAAAGTGTTCATTGATAAACGCATAAGGTCTATTTTATTGAGGTTGCCCTTAGCTTGCATGAGTTTTATACAATACCTATTTATGGAATTCTGCACTTTCAGCAAATAAATACAAATGTTTTAAAGAAAGCATCATGCTATAAGCTAATGGCGCTGTAAATAAGCCTCGGTAACGAGTTTACGAAGCATTTCGTATTCTTTGGAACTGTGTTTTCGAGGATTTTCAGGATTCCAAGCTATGACGATTCTTGAAGGGTGTACGACAAGGTAATACACAGACTTTAACAACACATTATACTGAAGTTGTCTAGAGTTTAGTTTTAGCGTGTATTTTTCGAGCGAAAATAACAAAAGAGGCGATTAGTAACCATGTA encodes the following:
- a CDS encoding XdhC family protein codes for the protein MDTAFWQKIVDALMIHRPVTLLVVVQSLGSSPGRVGFKMAVTDDDLWGSIGGGLMEMNMVTAVRAQKESDGVVKLRRQVHRKNAPEASGMICSGEQTIVSLPLLYKDLGAIIKIANGVKNRCGGLSVRPTGLHFLEESPTSTHDFSQEGRDFTYTENLDQRPLLLLIGGGHCGLALSELMSRLGFFVHLFDNRPDLNTIAENHFADQITIADYNAIAQYLPECDQAYVVVMTFGFATDELVMRQLLGRKFAYFGVLGSATKMKTLLQKLKKDGFSPKMLSEIRTPIGLPIHSKTPMEIAVSIAAEIIQTKNRPHHVGV
- a CDS encoding class I SAM-dependent methyltransferase, with translation MGFFQRLIRKINTAIHTQRGIDLMASMYNDETGIPFENGYWYESSAELPELKKLLKTIKPHKQEAIIDLGCGKGATLLLFKKAGFGTVEGVELSDKLVDIARRNMQILNKDIFIHHADAALFMDFDRFTHVYFFNPFPEKVMRCVAQHLTASLLREDRPLMVIYYNPTCHSVLMESGVFRLDKAILASDQRHWIYTYLHTPENGISLSNFKS
- a CDS encoding methylated-DNA--[protein]-cysteine S-methyltransferase gives rise to the protein MTNTFFYYVESPIGLLELRADSEKVTAIYFDGGKGASTVRQPQSNVQPPPIRLATEELHAYFSGHLKTFTFPMQQIGTAFQQKVWEELTHIPYGETLSYLELSRRIGDVKAIRAVGTANGRNNLSIVVPCHRVIGQNGQLTGYGGGLWRKDWLLKHEAKWAKGVLTLF